Proteins from one Phocoena sinus isolate mPhoSin1 chromosome 8, mPhoSin1.pri, whole genome shotgun sequence genomic window:
- the PATE1 gene encoding LOW QUALITY PROTEIN: prostate and testis expressed protein 1 (The sequence of the model RefSeq protein was modified relative to this genomic sequence to represent the inferred CDS: inserted 2 bases in 1 codon; substituted 1 base at 1 genomic stop codon) translates to MDNSLLLGLPILLCCFRAVXDPLSLRLPYSLAQIIEIIQCRMCHLQFPGEKCSRGRGICTATMEEACTTGRIFRNDGTPWLTFRGCLKNCADVNNIXWSVYLANFRCCRRRGLCNEDL, encoded by the exons ATGGACAACTCCCTCCTGCTAGGACTCCCCATCCTCCTCTGCTGCTTTAGAG CAGTGTGAGACCCTCTCTCACTTCGACTTCCCTACTCTCTGGCCCAAATTATAGAAATTATTCAGTGTAGGATGTGCCACCTCCAGTTTCCAGGTGAGAAGTGTTCCAGAGGCAGAGGGATATGTACTGCAACAATGGAAGAGGCTTGCACAACTGGGAGGATTTTCAGAA ATGATGGTACACCCTGGTTAACCTTTAGGGGCTGCCTAAAGAACTGTGCTGATGTGAACAATAT ATGGAGTGTCTATCTGGCAAACTTCAGGTGCTGCAGAAGACGTGGCTTGTGCAACGAAGACCTCTAG